A part of Carassius carassius chromosome 4, fCarCar2.1, whole genome shotgun sequence genomic DNA contains:
- the oafb gene encoding out at first protein homolog — translation MNSRATLQASVQTAFVAFALLFSVTLSVCSRLTVLVRLNDGQITEELLEADSEKDIITVEFKQTDGTLITFLSDFKSHVKIFRALVLGEPEKGQSQYQALCFISHLDNGELIPSEAMARLRQKNPHVVRSAEERRGVEEFTMNAVLNISHSWHLSTHIHNVCRDARDLVYTRQQDVKYWLDKGVEGSIFEVFPQSLNVTGLQSCSSTTDPWQPCACSYRLNLEWLPCQLKYCRGQGPNPYKCGIKSCSKSYRFDFYTPYKQLCLWDEDT, via the exons ATGAACTCGAGAGCGACTTTACAGGCTTCAGTCCAGACAGCGTTCGTCGCGTTTGCGCTGCTGTTTTCGGTAACGTTAAGTGTTTGCTCACGGTTGACGGTGCTCGTGCGTCTCAACGATGGACAAATAACGGAGGAGCTTTTAGAGGCGGATAGTGAGAAGGACATTATAACAGTTGAGTTCAAGCAGACAGACGGGACTCTCATCACATTCCTGTCTGATTTCAAGAGC CATGTAAAGATTTTTCGTGCACTGGTGCTTGGGGAGCCAGAGAAGGGCCAATCTCAGTACCAGGCCCTCTGCTTCATTTCACATTTGGATAATGGAGAGCTCATCCCCAGTGAGGCCATGGCTCGACTCAGACAG AAAAACCCTCATGTGGTGCGAAGTGCAGAGGAGAGACGCGGTGTGGAAGAGTTCACTATGAATGCGGTGCTCAACATAAGTCATTCCTGGCACCTCAGTACTCATATTCATAATGTCTGCAGGGATGCACGAGACCTTGTGTACACAAGACAACAAGATGTCAAATACTGGCTGGACAAAG GGGTGGAAGGTTCAATATTTGAGGTCTTTCCTCAGAGTCTGAATGTGACTGGCTTGCAGAGCTGCAGCTCCACAACAGACCCGTGGCAGCCCTGTGCCTGTAGTTACAGGTTAAACCTGGAGTGGCTCCCCTGTCAGCTGAAGTACTGCCGGGGCCAGGGGCCGAACCCTTACAAGTGTGGCATTAAGAGCTGCAGCAAAAGCTATCGCTTTGACTTCTACACACCTTATAAACAGCTGTGCCTTTGGGATGAGGACACTTAG